The sequence acgtATACACATATCCACACCTACACAGTcgcgtacacacactcacacacacacattcacacatccacacacacactcacacacatcacacactcacagagacaaaCACATTCACACTTTCACTCACACACGCatattcacagacacacacattcacacgctcacattcgcccactcacacacacattcacactcgcacacaaacacactcacacactcacacacacattcacactctcacactcacacacacatacatatgtcagaggtgccgtctttcagatgagatgttaaaccgaggcccggtatgctctctcaagtggacgagcAGGAGTGTTATCccaggtgttctggccaatatttatccctcaaacaacattacaaaaaacagattatctggtcattatcgcattgctgtttgtgggagcttgtgcgcaaattgtctgccgcgtttcccacattacaactgtgacaacactccaaaagtacttcattggctgtaaagtactttcagACGTCatgtgattgtgaaaggtgctatataaatccaaatctttctttcataCACATATTCACACTCTGACACTCACATTCATACAAttaaacacacacattcacacaatcacacatgcattcacactcacacacacattacacTCACAAACATTCACAGACtaacaaacacacacattcacacactcacacacattcacactctcacactcacacatacattcacactctcatactcacattcacacactctcacacatacacattcacacactcacactcacacacacatattcacactctgacactcacattcacacacttacacacacacacattcacacatattcacactcttacacacattcACAGACTAACAGATGCAAATCATGCATACTCTCACACACAATTACACTCTCATTCACATTTACACTCACAttcacatacttacacacacacacacattctcacacattcacactctcacactcacacacattcacagactaACAGACACAaatcattcacactctcacacacacaattacactctCATTCACAtttacactctcacatacacacattcacacactcacagacacacacattcacacactcacactcagacacacttccagaaggcttttgacaaggtgccacataaaaggttactgtacaagataaaagttcacggggttggggataatatattagcatggacagaggattggctaactaacagaaagcagagagtagggataaatggttcattctcaggttggcaaccagtaattagtggggtgctgcagggatcagtgctgggaccccaactatttacaatctatattaacaacttgctgatgacacaaagatggaaggacacaaaaaatctgaaaaaggtcatagacaggctaagtgaattggcaaaaatttggcagatggagtataatgttggaaagtgtgagatcatgcactttggcagaaaaaagtcaaagagcaagttattatttaaatggagaaagattgcaaagtgccgcagtacagcgggacctgggggtacttatgcatgaaacgcaaaaggatagtatgcaggtacagcaagtgatcaggaaggccaatgatagcttggcctttattgcaaaggggtggagtataaaagcagggaagtcttgctccagctatataaggtattggtgaggccacagctggaatactgtgtgcagttttggtttccatatttacaaaaggatatacttgctttggagacagttcagagaaggtcactagtttgattccgcagatgagggggttgacttatgaggaaatgttgagtaggttgggcctctactgattggaattcagaggaatgagaggtgatcttatcgaaacgtataagattatgagggtgcttgacaaggtggatgcagagaggatgtttccactgatgggggagactagaactagagggtatgatcttagaataagggcccgcccatttaaaacagagatgaggaaaaatttcttctctcagagggttgtgagtccatggaattcgctgcctgagggccgtggaagctgggacattgaataaatttaagacagacatagacagtttcttaaacgataaggggataaggggttatggggactgggcggggaagtggagctgagtccatgatcagatcagccatgatattgaatggcggaacaggctcgaggggccgtatggctttctTATGCTCTTGTGTTCTATGTTCGTATTCATACTCTCTTACTCAcacacatttgtaaatgtgacgtcTGCTTCTTTCGGGGAGACTGTATGTGTTCTGTAATTACCAGTGCCAGTTTGTCTATTATTTAATGAGATTTCACTGGGTCATCGAAGATGGGCAAAAAGTACTTCGTTCAAATATATGTTTAAGTTATTATATCGAGTGCTTTCGTTTTTCAAATCAAGCTTGCCATAAAGTGAAAAAAATGTTGAATTTTGTAAGTATTTTAGAGGAATTCCTGATATGAAAATTAATCGTGCTCATGTTAGGCCATATTAGGTATATCAGTAGACGCCTAACTGTCGGTGAACAGTGCACAGTACCTTAGACCAATAGACGCTTGTCTGATCTGATGCCTCCCTGCCCCCTATCCCAGAGTACTGATGTCAGATAGCACCAGCACATCCCACAACCAGATATTTTAGTCAAACTGCAAGGGAGATGAACGGTGCCGCCGAATAACTAAATTGAACGGTTGCTCTAAATTGTTTTTGCTTATTCCGATGACCAAATATCTCTCTCACTATAACCTTCCAAGACATCGCCTTCTGAGGTCACTTTGGATTCAATAGTTGGTTCGCAACATGTTTGCCGGCGCAGCAACTTCGACTCCATTCTCTGTGAAGGATATTTTAAATCTtcaacaccatcctgacatggcgtCTCTGGGTGAGTCAGCGGGTCTCGACTCGCCTCCCTCCCCTGCCTCATGTATGCTAGCACGGACCAAACAGCAACACTACAGCGAGACGCAATCCCTGGCAGCATACAACGAACTACTGCCTAAACTGAATTCCTGCAAAAACCATCCCAACTATTCAAGCACTTCATACGCAAATAATTATTTGGAAATCGACGACAGAGAAGTAAAGACAAGCAGCGGGCCGACGGGAAACATTGAGAAGGGTAAGAAAGGAACTTTACAAATATTTGAAGCTGTTTCATTTCATGTACAATGTTAATGTGTCCAGTTATTTTTTCGTAAAATGTACCTGATAAGATATGTCCCGTTGATCTGGCCCAGAACCAATGAATAAAAATGACTCAATAAAACATATCTCACGACTGGTAAAGTTTAAACCAGATTTATAAGAAGTATGTACGTACAATAGGCTAATGAGCGTTTACAACAGAACACTGAGCTCATTAGCCTATTGTACGTACATACTTCTCAGGAAAAAATAAATCTGTCTAATACTTTTATATAAAAGCTACATATATTTATTTCTGCAACACTCTAAGGGTATCTTCACACTCCAAATAGATATCCACGAACCGCCTATGTAAATGTACTAATTGGAGACTTATTCATCATTCAAATAACTCAGAATTATGTATTGTTATGGGCTGAATAAAAATTAAAAGGCCATTTTATAATGAATGTAAATATTTATTATTGGAAAAAAAGTTAAAACATTTTTGAACTTGCTACTTTAAATTATTTCAGGGTCTATTATTTCGGTTCTACGTTAGTTGCTGTTTAAAATACTCTACAATAGACATCCGAGGacagaaaattatttttaaatgtgaATTGGTTAGCGATCAAATTGGTGCCAACCCAGCCATGATTTAACATTTCCGTTTCCTCGGGATTTGCGTGGTCCTACACTGATTTAAGTTTTAGAAGTACCACTAAACTCAACAGGTTTGGATTCCCTGAATTATTGCGCCCTAAATATTTAGATATCCACTTCTGTATCACACCGGTTGTTTGCTTTGtgacaggccattcagctcctgggTTCATTTTTAGTTTTAATACGTGGAATATTAATACACAGATTATGGCTGGGTATGCTTTATTAATATATTGGGGTGTGTATTTAAATATACTATAGTGCTTATGAATATATTTTTCGCTTGGGGAGGCCTgaggtttttttctgtttttaaacgaagagtttatttttatattttttccAGAGGTGCTGAAACAGTCGATCTACGATCATTTTACATATTTGAAACACCGTATATGTAACCATGACTATATGTGTTATGACGCATTTTACAACACTTGACTTCACTGGGAGATTTACTCTCCTCCATCCCGAACCCCGTTGTCCATGGGTGCACCAAGATGGTTATAATTAAACAATGATCTTGGCAATGAAGCAGAGCATTGCATGCAGATATCCAGGAAAATTCTAAGTTGAAGGGAGAAATCGTTCAATTATAAGTATCCTATTTTTCAACGTATTCATGTTGACCTTGATCAAGTCCCGTCCTCTGATCTTTTGTATAAACCAACTATTTAATATTGAACTTCAATATTAACCGCGTTCTAATTATTTATCTTAAGACTGAACATCATTTAGAGCTACAGTAAGATATCTCATTCAAAACAAGGGGGAACCGATTCACATTTAACCCATACTGGAGAGGTATCTCGAGCTTAACTTGAAATACTGTATCTCGAATTCCTGGGCCTTTCGGGCTTCTGTTGAAGCGTGCATGTAACATGAAAATGTATTAATGTGCTCTACTTGTGCCTTCCTACTAATTGTATTGTACACTTCATATGGGCGTCAATGTATTTATGAGGTTCTGTACTTATTAGCTTGATCGATATTGATCGAAGTTGTCAAGTCCTTGGGAAAGGTGATTCACTGATAGAAACTGTTTAAGCGAAAAGATGCATAAAATAAACAGTGAGGGCCAGGTTATTATTAATGACCGTGCTTTGCAATTTAGAATGCCGACTGATGGAAGTTAACGCGGAGAAGGAAGGTCAGAAAGCTGAGGAAGTCGAGCGACCCCGGCGAAGGAGAAGGAAACCACGAGTTCTCTTCTCTCAGGCACAGGTCTACGAACTAGAGAGGCGCTTCAAACAACAGAAGTATCTCTCTGCACCCGAGAGGGACCATTTGGCAAACATACTGAAGCTCACCTCCACCCAGGTCAAAATCTGGTTCCAGAATCGCAGATACAAATGTAAAAGGCAACGCCAGGACAAATCTCTGGAGATGGTGGGCCTTCCGCCTCCGAGAAGAATCGCGGTGCCAGTGCTGGTCAGAGATGGGAAGCCGTGTCTGGGAGAGTCTTCACCTTATAACTCACCGTATAACATGAACATCAGCCCTTACGCTTATGGCACTTATGCAAACTATACCAACTACAGTGGTGCAGCCACTACTGCCAACTACAGCTGTAACTATCCCAGTGTTCAAGCCGTGCCCCCTTCGACAGCGGCCGGCAGCTTTATGAACATGAATTTCACTGTCGCTGACTTGAACACTGCGGTACAGACTCAAATCCACCAGAACACTGGGGTTTCTACATTGCATGGGATCAGAGCCTGGTAATGTTAACATTGACCCAAACATAGCATGGTTACACAAGCCATTCATTATTCGACAGAATGCGAGGAGGTATAGCCTCTCCCCTGGTTTATATCAGTCACACAATAATAAAAATAATGGACAATTTGTCAGTACGGCCAGAGCCTGATAATATAGCATCAAAGTTTAAAAAGTACTATTATTAAATATCTTCAGTGCTTTGGGAGGGGGTGGACAAGGAAGAAATGATATCTCAATTTCACCCTCTTTCCAAGCTTTGCTGTATTCCATTTCACTGAATGAGGTTTTGCCATTATTTAATTCCCAGTGTTATTATATAAAGTACACTATGTTGTTTGTTGGCCCATACGGAATCAAATGGAACACAAGATGCGACTGAAAACAAAATCGCGGATTATTGTAAAAGTAATACTGTAGTTAAAAAAAACTTAGGCAAATCCATCCGCAATTTATACGCTTTTTTCATACAACTTTTGAATTTCATATTTTTTAATTGCTTTGTATTTGAGACTGTCTTCCGTAGTGCAGTGTAAATATGGTACAGGGTGGCTGGTTCATTTAGATTTAAAGGACGCACAATGTAAAAAGAATATTGATGACACCACTTTGTACAGAAAAATAGAATATTAGCAGCCCCGAATTCAGAGTTAAGTAGTTATAGATCAGATAGAAAAAATACCTTTAAATCATGCACTAACGCTGCCATTTACTTTCTATTTTCTTTCTTTATATGGTATTATATAAAACTATCGGTTATCAAATTACAAAGATGTTGCTTGGAATCTTCAGTAATGGTGTACAAATTGTAAGCCGGTGGAAGTATAAATCACTGCTGTTCAAACAGTAAATAGTGTGCAATGTGGCTTTTTGTTTATTACATTTTTCGCGAGGGTTACAAGAACGTATATAATAAAAAGCACTATTTGTATATACGCATCGGTATTAATCAGCTTGAAATTAAATGAACAATATGCCTTCTGAGGTTAGCTCGCCTCTTTTGTCAAAACCCACTAGAGTAAGCTTTAAAACgcaatgctgactctgattgacttTACCCTCGGCAAGGTCGCTTGTAATATTCCAATCGTCCTTTATcgattttttaaaaactgacacgTTTTCAATTACACTGATGCTGTGCGTTATTTGGAATATTAATCGGGATATAAAATTATGAAACCAACATGGTATAAATCTGTCGCTGTTCACGTAGCTTTATTTTAACAATCCTGCTAAAGTTTACAGTTTTAACGGATTAGGAAAATTCAACGTTGTTCCTATTTGATTACCTGACTGGTAAGCGCAGAGAGAATTCGTTTCGTTTTGTGTAAGTTAAATATTTAAATACCAATAACATCCTTTTTATAGTGAACGCGACACTAAAAACTGGGCACATCTACATCCACAAACATTGCCACACTGCGCACCCATCCCCGTGTTTTCAGGGGAAACGTTATATCAGTTATTTTATGAAAACTTGTAACTAAATTTCGATTGCGCTATGTGTTCAGAACGAAAATATACTGCATTTTCTTGCTTCTGAAATTAATTTAATTGAATTACGTTAATGGGATTATCAACTGAAAAAAATGTTAGAGGTGAAATATTTGCAATAGAATACACTCTTCCCAGAGGTCGGTATTAATTTATTTTACAGATGCAACACTGGAacacgtgtgtgtgagggagggatgtGAGATAGCACggatgaatgagagtgagagagaaaggatGTACATGTAAGAGTGCCTCAAGGACCACGGAGGG is a genomic window of Pristiophorus japonicus isolate sPriJap1 chromosome 4, sPriJap1.hap1, whole genome shotgun sequence containing:
- the LOC139262112 gene encoding homeobox protein Nkx-2.5-like → MFAGAATSTPFSVKDILNLQHHPDMASLGESAGLDSPPSPASCMLARTKQQHYSETQSLAAYNELLPKLNSCKNHPNYSSTSYANNYLEIDDREVKTSSGPTGNIEKECRLMEVNAEKEGQKAEEVERPRRRRRKPRVLFSQAQVYELERRFKQQKYLSAPERDHLANILKLTSTQVKIWFQNRRYKCKRQRQDKSLEMVGLPPPRRIAVPVLVRDGKPCLGESSPYNSPYNMNISPYAYGTYANYTNYSGAATTANYSCNYPSVQAVPPSTAAGSFMNMNFTVADLNTAVQTQIHQNTGVSTLHGIRAW